One stretch of Commensalibacter melissae DNA includes these proteins:
- the ndk gene encoding nucleoside-diphosphate kinase — MTLQRTLSILKPDATRRNLTGKINALIEGTGLKIVGQKRIQLSKQQAEAFYSVHKERPFFNDLVEFMISGPVVVQVLEGENAVQKNRDIMGATDPKKAQAHTIRAQFAESIEANSVHGSDSAENAAIEIRFFFSDIEICV, encoded by the coding sequence ATGACTTTACAAAGAACGCTGTCAATTTTAAAACCAGATGCAACACGTCGTAATTTGACTGGTAAAATTAACGCTTTAATTGAAGGGACGGGATTAAAAATCGTTGGACAAAAACGTATTCAGCTAAGCAAGCAGCAAGCTGAAGCTTTTTATTCAGTTCATAAAGAACGTCCTTTTTTCAATGATTTGGTTGAATTTATGATAAGTGGTCCTGTCGTGGTTCAGGTTTTGGAGGGCGAAAACGCTGTTCAAAAAAATCGTGATATCATGGGTGCAACAGATCCTAAAAAAGCTCAGGCACACACGATTCGTGCGCAATTTGCTGAATCAATTGAGGCCAATTCAGTTCATGGATCTGATTCTGCCGAAAATGCAGCTATTGAAATTCGCTTCTTTTTTTCAGACATTGAAATCTGCGTATAA
- the purM gene encoding phosphoribosylformylglycinamidine cyclo-ligase — MKSDFSENTELNNQQDEITYENAGVSIATGDALIEAIKPVVSQTHNNGVMGNLGGFGALFDLKATGYLDPILVSGTDGVGTKLLPAIETGLCDNIGFDLVGMCVNDIVVQGARPLFFLDYFATGKLELDQAQRIIQSISKACEASGCALIGGETAEMPGMYKEKHYDLAGFAVGAVERDQILPKNITGGDKIIALTSNGVHSNGFSLVRSIVKAQNLSWDDVAPFDPNQFLGEALLAPTQLYVKPVLKLHEAGLLNGAAHITGGGIVGNLPRILPDNLVAVVDGQSWPMPPVFSWLAHAGNVQPEEMLKVFNCGIGMILITSDFEAVNKLLNDTDVQAYIIGQIEPKTELDNDQQVFFSDLPDFTFIPEID, encoded by the coding sequence ATGAAGTCAGATTTTTCTGAGAATACAGAACTAAATAACCAGCAGGATGAAATCACCTATGAAAATGCTGGTGTCAGTATTGCCACAGGGGATGCATTGATCGAAGCTATAAAACCGGTTGTCTCCCAAACTCATAATAATGGTGTTATGGGTAATCTGGGCGGATTTGGTGCGTTATTTGACTTAAAAGCAACTGGCTATCTAGATCCAATTCTTGTTTCAGGAACCGATGGGGTTGGAACAAAGCTTTTGCCCGCAATCGAAACAGGGCTGTGCGACAATATCGGATTTGATCTAGTTGGAATGTGTGTGAATGATATCGTTGTGCAAGGCGCAAGACCTTTGTTTTTTCTCGATTATTTTGCTACCGGAAAATTAGAGCTTGATCAGGCACAACGTATCATACAAAGTATCAGTAAGGCCTGTGAAGCAAGTGGCTGTGCCTTGATTGGTGGAGAAACAGCGGAAATGCCGGGGATGTACAAGGAAAAGCATTATGATCTGGCCGGATTCGCCGTTGGAGCAGTTGAAAGAGATCAGATTCTACCCAAAAATATCACTGGCGGTGATAAAATTATCGCTTTGACATCAAATGGTGTTCATTCCAACGGATTTTCCTTGGTACGCTCAATTGTAAAAGCCCAAAACCTGTCATGGGACGATGTGGCACCTTTCGATCCCAACCAGTTTCTTGGAGAGGCATTACTCGCCCCGACACAGCTTTATGTAAAACCTGTACTAAAACTTCATGAGGCTGGTCTACTAAACGGGGCCGCCCATATTACAGGCGGTGGAATTGTCGGCAATCTTCCACGTATTTTGCCAGACAATCTTGTGGCTGTTGTTGACGGACAAAGCTGGCCCATGCCACCAGTATTTTCATGGCTGGCCCACGCTGGCAACGTTCAACCAGAGGAAATGCTGAAAGTATTTAATTGCGGTATCGGCATGATATTGATCACATCAGATTTTGAAGCCGTGAATAAACTACTTAATGATACCGATGTCCAAGCTTATATCATTGGCCAGATTGAACCAAAAACCGAACTCGATAATGATCAACAGGTATTCTTCAGCGACCTACCCGATTTTACCTTTATTCCTGAAATTGATTAA
- the purN gene encoding phosphoribosylglycinamide formyltransferase, which translates to MSKKKRIAIMISGRGSNMRSLIDACAKPSFPASIELIISNNPDAEGLEIARKSGISTQVIDDYDFGNNRQAHERQINAALQAHHVTTICLAGYMRLLSPFLINEWKGKILNIHPSLLPAFPGLDTHKKALKKGVKIHGCTIHIVTEKMDDGPILGQAAIPVLPDDTENTLAKRVLDQEHLLYPRVLKNFLLGFEADSTSDTLING; encoded by the coding sequence ATGTCGAAGAAAAAACGTATAGCGATCATGATAAGCGGACGTGGTTCAAATATGCGTTCCCTTATTGATGCATGTGCCAAACCCTCTTTCCCAGCATCAATTGAGTTGATCATTAGTAATAACCCAGATGCAGAAGGATTGGAAATCGCCCGCAAATCGGGTATTTCCACTCAAGTCATTGATGACTATGATTTTGGCAATAACAGACAAGCTCATGAACGCCAAATTAATGCGGCCCTTCAAGCCCATCATGTTACAACAATCTGTCTTGCAGGTTATATGCGACTTTTAAGCCCGTTTTTGATCAATGAATGGAAAGGTAAAATCTTAAATATTCATCCAAGTCTCTTACCAGCTTTTCCTGGTTTAGATACCCATAAAAAAGCCCTTAAAAAAGGGGTAAAGATACATGGTTGCACCATTCATATCGTAACAGAAAAAATGGATGATGGTCCTATTCTAGGTCAGGCAGCAATTCCTGTTCTTCCCGATGATACAGAAAACACCTTGGCAAAACGTGTATTGGACCAAGAACATCTTCTTTATCCAAGAGTTTTAAAGAATTTTCTATTGGGATTTGAAGCTGATTCGACTTCTGATACCCTGATTAATGGATAA